Proteins encoded together in one Planctopirus ephydatiae window:
- a CDS encoding 3-oxoacyl-ACP synthase III, producing the protein MRYSKVYIETIGYELAPEVVSSVELEERLALVYEKLKVSPGQLEAWTGISERRWWPEGYKLTSGATAAARRALEQSNVSTRDLGVLIYAGVCREQFEPATACGVAANLRLSDDVAVYDLSNACLGVLNGIIDIANRIELGQIRAGMVVSCESAREIIEFTIQRLLEDPTMENLTHSLATLTGGSGAVAVILTDGSFSRTRGHKLLGGSLLAAPEHHELCRWGFESLLPAAVNKVEQVLPSAVTQTRLGSLMPQLVQQKVSGILPAKLSHAFHQFMQTDSISVMKYGVELGVKTWASMLARFGLKPQEIDKVICHQVGKGHREQVLKSLGIPLEKDFPTFPFLGNMGTVSLPMTASLAEERGFLKKGDRVAFLGIGSGLNCLMLAVDW; encoded by the coding sequence ATGCGTTACTCCAAAGTCTATATTGAAACGATTGGTTACGAACTGGCGCCCGAAGTTGTTTCCTCGGTCGAGCTGGAAGAACGCCTGGCACTGGTTTACGAGAAGCTCAAAGTGAGCCCCGGGCAGCTTGAAGCCTGGACGGGGATCAGCGAACGCCGCTGGTGGCCGGAAGGCTATAAACTCACCAGTGGAGCAACAGCAGCGGCCCGCAGGGCACTCGAACAATCGAACGTTTCGACGCGCGATCTTGGTGTGCTGATCTATGCCGGTGTCTGCCGGGAACAGTTTGAGCCGGCAACCGCGTGTGGCGTGGCAGCGAATTTGCGACTCTCCGATGACGTGGCGGTCTACGATCTCAGCAATGCCTGCCTGGGTGTGCTCAATGGGATCATCGATATTGCCAACCGGATTGAACTGGGACAGATTCGTGCGGGGATGGTCGTTTCCTGCGAATCGGCTCGCGAGATTATCGAGTTCACCATCCAGCGGTTGCTCGAAGACCCCACCATGGAGAATCTGACACATTCACTGGCCACGTTGACAGGTGGAAGTGGCGCGGTGGCTGTGATCCTCACCGATGGATCCTTCTCGCGAACACGCGGTCATAAACTGCTGGGTGGCAGCTTATTGGCTGCTCCCGAGCATCATGAACTCTGCCGCTGGGGTTTTGAATCTCTTTTACCGGCTGCCGTGAACAAGGTCGAGCAGGTGCTTCCCAGTGCCGTGACACAAACGAGGCTGGGGTCACTCATGCCGCAACTGGTACAGCAGAAAGTGAGCGGGATCTTGCCCGCTAAACTGTCCCACGCCTTCCACCAGTTTATGCAGACCGATTCGATTTCCGTCATGAAGTATGGTGTCGAACTGGGAGTCAAAACGTGGGCTTCGATGCTGGCCCGCTTTGGGCTGAAGCCACAGGAAATCGACAAAGTGATCTGTCATCAGGTGGGGAAGGGACATCGGGAGCAGGTTCTGAAATCGCTGGGAATTCCGCTGGAAAAAGACTTCCCGACCTTTCCCTTTCTCGGGAACATGGGGACAGTCTCTTTGCCAATGACCGCTTCACTGGCGGAAGAGCGTGGTTTTCTGAAGAAGGGCGACCGCGTGGCAT